One window of Botrimarina mediterranea genomic DNA carries:
- the scpB gene encoding SMC-Scp complex subunit ScpB translates to MDSSNDGSNEALDTPGDLAGAVEALLWAAQEPLNLKKIAAVTGAAGVAEVREAVAKLRSRFAARRSAIELTEVAGGLRLTTRPAYAPWLQRLFEGPSTATRLSGAAAETLAIVAYRQPVVRAEIEAIRGVGCGDVLRQLLEVDLLRIVGRSEELGRPLLYGTTGRFLELYGLGSLDDLPGRGEGSRGVGPTTQNEPTACTA, encoded by the coding sequence ATGGACTCCTCCAACGATGGGTCGAACGAAGCCCTCGACACGCCCGGTGATCTCGCTGGCGCGGTCGAGGCCCTTCTCTGGGCGGCTCAAGAGCCGCTGAATCTTAAGAAAATCGCCGCCGTAACGGGCGCCGCCGGCGTGGCGGAGGTCCGTGAGGCAGTCGCGAAATTGCGGAGCCGTTTCGCGGCTCGGCGCAGCGCGATCGAACTAACGGAGGTCGCGGGCGGCCTGCGGCTGACCACACGGCCCGCTTACGCGCCCTGGCTCCAGCGGCTTTTCGAGGGCCCTTCGACGGCGACGCGGCTCTCCGGCGCGGCGGCCGAAACCCTGGCGATCGTGGCCTATCGCCAGCCCGTCGTGCGGGCCGAAATCGAGGCGATCCGCGGCGTTGGGTGCGGCGATGTCTTGCGGCAGTTGCTAGAGGTCGATTTACTGCGTATCGTCGGCCGTTCGGAGGAACTGGGCAGACCGCTCCTGTACGGAACCACGGGGCGATTCCTAGAACTTTACGGATTGGGTAGTCTCGACGACCTGCCGGGCCGCGGTGAAGGCTCAAGGGGCGTGGGGCCGACAACTCAAAACGAACCTACCGCCTGTACCGCTTGA